The following nucleotide sequence is from Pseudochaenichthys georgianus chromosome 17, fPseGeo1.2, whole genome shotgun sequence.
TGTTTTCATTCTTGCCCCCTGCTGATCAGAGaaactgacatttttacaaacACATATATATTCAAGACCAAAATAAGTGGTTATGTAGTCGATTGTAAAGAGCTGGAGGGCGACCATAAATATGCCTAGTTTTATAACACCAACTGTTGCCACGTTGTTATTGATTTAATGTATCCAGAGTTCCTCACTGCACTCCACTGTCTCTTACAGCTGATGCCCACGTTGGTTGAGACTGTTTGACATGCAAATAAAATTGAAACAACCTCATGCGCGCAATGCTGCATAATTTTGTTAAATGTTCGAGATTTTTATTTGCAAACATCGGGTTTTAAATTGATTTGACATGTTGTAAAGACATTTGTTTCCATTCCAGTGAAACTCACAACCATGTAACATGACTCAGCATTACACAAAAGCCATAAGTGCCCTTCAGCTTAATTTTCTCAGGCTGTATTGATACTGCTGGCAGTGTCGCTCACAATGTGTTGTGGGCTTTTATCCAACTGTTTGTCGATGTATTTTCAGTCTTTGATTTGTTTTCTCCAAAGTGCTGGGGTAAACTTGGCTTTACTACTCTAACCTATAATTTGGAGCATGAAAATTAATCTGATGTGTTGTGTTTCGGGTATTTTTGGACCTGCCTCTGTTGAAACTGTGCACTAGACCTGCCAGAAAATGCTCCATAACTATCTCCGAACTGTTGTGTAAAGAATATAGTAATAATGAGGAAGGCCTATACACAATGACCGGTTTCAGTTTCAATTAAGTCTTTTATAAACTGACTATAGACTGTGAGGGTTTGTGCTGTTCACTTAAATACCAACTTTCTCCTCTTGTCATGATCCCCTTGTTAGACCGCCCCATGCCCCACTCATCTCTCCCATCTCTGTTCAGACCGGGAGCGgaacagacaggtcttttcagCGGGGAAGGGCACACAGCAGTGGATTATGCCCTTCCTCCCCCACTGGCCTTTATTCACCACCTGCCCCTTTACCCCTGCCTCCTTTCTCATTATCTGCCCCAACTCAATCCCTTTGTGCCTCTGGAGTCTCCTGGTCCACTCCTGGAATAATCTTCTCATTGTTATCATAATATGTGCCTCTTAAATGTTATGTTTGTATCTCTCCTATGTTATTCTTGTTAAGTATAGGGCCGGGGTCTTCGGCTGTGCTGGGTAGTAACCGTGTGGTTCAGGTGTGGGTTTACATGCCTCATTACACAAAATGAAAAGCCTGGAGTTTGAGAGGGGGGGTAGAGGGTCAGGGGTTCAGGTGGAGCTATTATGCATCCTGTATAATTTTGACAATGAATAATGTTGTGGAACAAAGGACTAAGATCAATTTTTGTGTGCTGCTGCTGTCACATCTGAAATAGTTGTCTGAACGCTGCAGCTGACATTTATTGCAACACTACATTCTATATGATGGCTGTATTGCATCCATAACCATAAGTGTCTTTGCAATATTgctgaattaagtattattggACTTTAaggctttatttgaatgtgcacaATCGTAATGGAACTTTGTAAAAATGTAACTGCTCTGCGTGTGTCTTCATTACAGCTCCTGTGTTTTACTCAATGCCTTACTTTTGTAACTGTGATGCTATGGGGAGACTAAAATTGGATTATCCTGGATTATTTTTTAGGATGTATGGATTACCTCTGTACTAAATGTAATCTTCTATGTATTGTATATTTTTGTTGTTATGTAAAAGGCAATGGATGATCTTCATTTGCTTCTTCAAATAAATATTAAGTAATTTTGCGACCAGTGTGTCTGTAGCCCTTCTACTGAATTGGACATTTTAGATTGATATGATTTATAATAAAGTATGATGGCTGATGCAGAAAGGATTAGGATTGTCTCATTTATAGGCCTACATTtaaatctatccatccatatatgCTCAACTGCTCATTTTCACTCAATAGACATATCTACTTTAGACATTTATCCCCCAACCATCCCATTTCTAATCTGCACTTCCACCCGTCTGCATGATCCCCGCACACAGCAGGGCACAGTAGCCAGCTGTTGGATTATTGCCACGGTTCTATCTCATCGGGGAAGGCGTGTCACTCCCCGAATTACCCAGCGCCCCTTTGTCCTCGATCGGTGCCCAGCCAGCGACACTCATGGCGGCTGCACCCGTCAGGCAGCGCTCCGGGCCAGGGGGACCCCGGGCGCAGCTCCCGCCCTGCTACTACGAAGGATACCTGGAAAAGCGAGGACCGAAGGAGAAGGTAGGGTCGCCCGGCGCAGTGCCATGTTGTTTCCTGTGCATGCTGAGGATAGCGGTGGTCAGTATGACACCGGCTGATCCCCCATTCACAGAGAGCTGTCAACTTCCTCCCGGTGTAGAATGGGCGAGGCGAGACTGCACTGCTGGTGGGGATTCTTGACATGGCGTTTGTTGTGCTGCTAAATATGATTTGGCAACAATCTGACATGCAGCGAATTATGATCGAATCTAGACGCATGAATCGTGTAAACATGGCTGCTGTCAAAACATTGCATTTCATTGAAATCGTTTGAACGATTAGCGGCGTTATCTTAATTACTCATCTGTTTCTCTGGGTATGTCTTCCTATAATTTCACCTACCATGTAATGCTGATTTATTTTACCATATTCTGACAGCCTGATCCATTAGGTTCATTTTTACTATCTCAAATAGAAAGTTGTACACAGTAAAattgtttctcttgtgcatgTTGTTATAGATATATAAAGTGATACATACAGAATGGGATACCCTCCCCCTAGGCTCTTCCCTCTCATTAGGCTCATTTTAATGCAATATAGACATGTAATGTGAGCCTGGCTCAGGTGCAGGGTATTGCTCTGATCTATAGCCACAGATTGACAGCAGCTGTGACTCACTTCCTATTCATCTCTTGGGACAGGAAATGGGGGGTGATAAAAAGGGAAATATCCATTACACACAAAAACAGCTTTTCACATCTCTGCTTGTGTCTTTGTGTGACAGGCATCCAGGCGGCTGTGGACCTGTCTGTGCGGGAATTCTTTGTATTTCTTCAATAACGCCAAGGACAGCCATGTGAGTTTCAGACTGTGGACACTGTTGTTTGTGCATCATAGTGTGTTGAAACTGATGTATGCTTCTATGTGTGTTACAGTTTGTGGAGAAGCTGGACCTCAGTGGGTTTGTGTCCCTGAAGGACGACTGCAGCCGGGACAGAAACCTGGAGGCAGCCAGACTCATCCTGCGCATGAAGGACGGAGAGACCAAAATCACAGTAATACTATTTAACACACCAAATCACTGACATTAAAATACGTTTTACGAGGTGTAACAATGCTATTGTCTCTTTCAGGCCCCTAACTTGGAATCAAGGGAGCTGTGGAAAGGTTTCCTCTACTCCGTTGTAGATGTAATTATTCATCTTTTGTACACCTGCATCAATTTATCTCTCTCTTGTGCCATCTTTAAAATATTCTCTCCTCTTTCCAATCACAGCTGAATGTACCATCCTATCTCACGTTGCTGCCTGGCCAGCTGCAGATGCTGAAGGAGGTGGTGGACAAAGAAAGATCCAGGAGGAGAACCCGCACCCCCACACGCGCTCCTCCCTCACGCGCtcctccctcacccctctcCGTGCCTTTAGTAGGGGAGATCCCACCGTGAGTTCTCCTTGAGAGGATAGTAGCTTTAATGTGTGACTATATGCccatttttttttgtgtttgtttgtggcaTGCAGGTGTTTCCGACCGGTGTCTCGAACAGAGGCGGAAGTCCTTTTAGAGAGACACCCAGACTGTGGCAACATGCTGCTCCGTCCAGGAAGAGACGGGTGCTCATTGGCTGTCACGACTCGCCAGGACCTCAATGGGTAAACCCCTGCTGAACATCTGAGCACCATGGCTTTAAATATCAGAGTTATGTACTGCAAATGTTACAAGatttgtgtgtttctctcttttgCCCCAGGTCAGTGTTCAGACATTACCGTGTGACTCAGAGGGACCAAGGTGGTTACATCATTGATGTAGAAAATCCTGTGAGTGTATTAAACACATACACTTCAAATCTTAAATTTCTTAAAATAAAATTCTTTTGTCCtaatcatgtttttatttacttaccttattattcagtttttaatgttttattgtattttcattgttttttttacGGGACTTCTGTCCAACGCTTGACTTATGTAATGTGAATCACTCCATGAACACATTTTTGTATAATAACAATGTGGATCAGTTATATCATGGCTAATACCTGGCCAAAATCTGCTTAGTTGTATTAGTACAAATACAAAAACGACATATTGGATCACTGACCACTGTGAATTTTTCAAAAGTAAATATAGCTACTATCCTGAATTTTCTCTCTCAATTTTTAAGAGGATTGTTTGGGAAATGGCAACTGCCAGGAGTTAATATAGAACATGCTTTGAGATGATAGCAATCGGCAATGTTTCAGACTCAATAAAAACAGCTTTGACATATACCAGCAGCTTTAGGTGTATAATAAAATGGATTCCCTTTTCCAGATTCCCTGTGCTACCCTTCACGAGGTCATCGACGCTCTGGTAGAGAAGACGGCAGGAACTCTGCAGCCTTTCCTCCTGGAGGAGCCTTACGAAGAAAATATCAGTGAGGAAAACATGCAGCACAAAGAAATTCTCAAGATTCATTTGTTGTCTTTGTTAGCACTTTATTACGAGTATTTAAAGAGGCTGACCACCTTTTATTCTGTTTGTGTCATCAGCATATGTTTCTGCCAATGATGAGAATGGAGAAAGGATCCTCCACACTGCCCCCTCCAGCCCCCTGCCAAAGGCTCCTGCCCTGCCTCCAAAACAAGGTTTGTCTCGGTCACAAAAAACAACATGCAGACACTCGCAGACTGACAGAAGTATTCATCCTTGCTTTTCTTCTGGTGCAGATCGCTGGCCTAGCAGCCCCCTGAACAGGTCACCCGCCCCAGACCGCCGTATCCTGACCTCATCAGTGCCGGCCTCGCCCACCAACCCAATGAGAAGACTCATCCTCTCCCCTTCACCTCTCGCACAGAGTGAGTAGACAACGAAGAGCCAACCTGCTGCAGTCCATCCTGAtttacagttaaaaacaaaagaATATCACATTCAATATCTGAGGAGCAATACAGTTAATCATGCAATTACATGTAGTTATCTAAGAGCTAGAGCTGAATTCATTAGGCAGAAAGGTAATTGCCAGGTATTTGAAGAAATTGTGCTGTTTTCCAGCACTCAAATATGGAAATGTATGGTCATTTATGTTCGTTGCAGACCTGCTAAAAACAAATAGATATACTGTACAAAAAAAGTACCTAAACCTGCCATATCTTCTGTCTTTTCCACAGCTTTCAATGAGGAACTCAAAATGAAGCTGGAGAAGAGACGAGCCAGTCAGGAGTGATTGACTCATCATGAGGAACAACCTTCTGTCACCGCATACTCAATCTTCAGTGCCAAAACCCTTCTTACCGCAGCTATGTATTTATCCTGTGCCTTCTAGGTGGAAGACAAGGGACTATAAATATTGCCACTTTCTCTAAGGGAGATACAAAACGTTGGACTGATTACATGGACTTTAGTTGGCTTGTTAAGAGCAAGATTGCCTAGAAAACATTGGATTAGGTTCATAAAATGCCTTGGTTGGGGTAACAATCCACTGGTGCTTTGTCCACTTGCAAAAAGCTGTTTACAAACTGCATCTGAGCAAAAATAATAGTGCCACAACAAATGATTTCCCTTCAGAATACAGCCCACACTGACTCAATATGACTGGCagcgaaagaaaaaaaaagagaagcaCTGACACAAACCGGACCACCTACTGAGCCTGATGTTTTCTCGTCTGAGCCCCTGTCTGAGCCTCTGATGTGACTGCTGCACCACTGAAGACTAAGAACACAAACAAACCTAAGACTGCCGAGATCAACACCGGAACAACAAACTCTGACCTGAGACTCTTTATCTGGTCTGAAAGTCAAATAAGCCAGGCATAATCAGGTTTCAGTTCAGTAATTCTGTTCCCTCACCTCGTCATATGAAACATGCCTGAAAAAAGATATTGTCTGAATACAGAAAACAGCTGGCCAGAAAACTGCACAATCTCTGCCTGCTGCTCATGAGTGCTATTTGTGATATATAAGCAACCATTAATGTATTGTTGATTCAGTGACACTGTTGTGGCTCATCAATGACTCAACTTTAACCATACTGTTAGTGCTTATTTTAAAGTGTTTCCTTATTCTCTGCCAATGTGTTTGTGCTACTGTATGGTGCTATGAATGGAAATTCCAGATGATTTCAATACTTTCTCAAGAAAATCTATTTACTGTACTAATATGACGTTGCCCTCTAGTGGAATATCTTTTAACTCAATCGGCAGAAACTAAAAAAGCACAGTGTTTGGATATGAAGTACATTTTTGTTATGTTACAGTCCAAACCCAACAAAGACTTTTGGCTTTATCACAATATTTTTGCCATGCCCTACCTCTCTACCTTTAATAatgcaattacaatttattacaGGTCTGAAGGAGCTTAAACAATAACATGTATTTCTACATTGACATTATGTCAATTTGCAAGTATATTTGAAGTCCGTGAATATTTGTGGCAAACTGTGATCAATAAGTGTCCtcttaaaatgaacattttcttGTATGTTTGTACATGATGTGTTGTGTCTACTTGATCACTATCAAAGAATAGTGTTTGTTAGATATCAAGTGCATTAAATGTTTTTTGCATGGatgagatgtgtcctttttgtgAATCAATAGCTTATGCTTTATCAACAGTGCACCACTTTTTGGTTTACTGAAGAATGTCAGAGGTTGATCCAGTCATTGATTGAAAACCAAGAGTGCCAACAGGAGAATAAGGAAATTGGATAATGTTAGAATAAGTCAAAGCTATCAGTCCATCACAGAAATATAGAAGACCAGAAAAAATGTGTAGGAACATTCGCAACGGTTTTTTAAAGATtgacatgaagattctgttttaTCAACCACATATAACTTCTAAATCTGTTGCCTACTCCAATTAATATTTCATAAATAAGTAGGCCTATTATtatgtaaaataaaaagtagtataagactatatatgtatatgtcacTGCACATGCAACATTATTATAAAGGATATGGttataaaagaaaaataacaaTTAATGTATCCATTCTATCCGATGATAGGAGGACCCCCTGCAGGACAGACAGTCCCACACCACTGAGAAATGTTACTCCATCACTCCATGTTTGAACACCCTCCGGGAATTCTACATGTATCTTAAAACCTCGCCCATCTTGAATCAGTTATGTGTCCTGCATCAGACCAAAGTATATTTTCAACTTAATCAGATCTGAGATCCGCGCCTAACGCCGCCTCAACGGCAGTTAGGAGGGAGTGAAAAGAAACAACCTGTGGCCAACCGGGGCAGCAGCAGCCATTCAACCCTCCTCACCGCGGGATGTGAGTGTCTCTACAATAACGGATGACTGCTGTGACTTTGAGAGGACCCGACCGAGAAAGAGTTTAGAGAGTCGCTTTTTTCTGCTGCAGTCTGAAGTTTTAGAGAAAAGGTGAACCTGCAGTCGGTGCAGACGTTTTAAAGGAAGTTGCAAGCTACAGCGAATCAGTGTTTTACATCTCAGCGTACttaggcagcagcagcagcagcagcaacgtgTGGGGGACATAATACACTTCTCCGTTTATACAAAGTACCAGATACTTTGACTGTTAATCAAGTAAGAGTTAAAGGATTAGAAATAACGTTTGAACAGGTGTTggaactatttaaatgcaaaccTCGGCATTTTTGGGCGTGTCAGTGAGCAGGTAAGTGATTAACTTTGAAATGTTGACGGTTAACCTGCTTCAGATTGCGCTGGTGCCAGTTTCCTTAAAACGGTATTACATGTTGTAAAACTGACATTAAATAACACATTCTCTTCAAAAAAATATCGAAGCAACTCACTGGCTtcctctgactgtgtgtgtgtgtgtgtgtgtgtgtgtgtgtgtgtgtgtgtgtgtgtgtgtgtgtgtgtgtgtgtgtgtgtgtgtgtgtgtgtgtgtgtgtgtgtgtgtgtgtgtgtgtgtgtgtgtgtgtgtgtgtgtgtgtgtgtgtgtgtgtgtgtgtgtgtgtgtgtgtgtgtgtgtgtgtgtgtgtgtgtgtgtgtgtgtgtgtgtgtgtgtgtgtgtgtgtgtgtgtgtgtgtgtgtgtgtgtgtgtgtgtgtgcgtgcgtgcgtgcgttgaGAGAAGTTGGTTTTGAACCAAGGCAAGGGCCAAATATGTGAAACATCTTATCAGGGCTGCATTCTCTGACATGCCGCAGCTCATCAGTGCACAACAGCACACCTCTCTTAGGAAAGAATCACCTACACTCCCACTGCAGGTTGTAGTAAAACTGCTGGAAAAAATCACCCAAAACAACAGCTGTGTCTGTAATTAAAGGAGAAGCAAGCCCAGGCTAAATGTTACTCTGTTTGCAGACTTAACTGGGTTAAGCGGTGGTGATGATGCAAACCAACATGTTTCCTGTGTGTGCGAATGAACCACTTTTTTTTGCAAGATTTCCACTCATCTGCACAGACTTTGGCCCTCTCTGTGAATCTCTttttgtgtgtgcttgtgtttgGTGCAGCAGGAGAGCTGCATTTGACATCCCTGCACCCTGCTGAATGCCTTTCATGGCCCTGCATTAACATCACTATGGCACTGACAGATTTACTGCCGTGCTGACTTTAGCTCACTCTGCTCTTTCTGGCTATTCCTCTACTCTTTTGCTTTGTTttctccaacttgtgtttaggCCCATTTCTCTCCACAGGTTGATGTTTTTTCCACATGTTTTGGTATACATATTTAACCTTCTTTTCTGTCGGGTCTCAGGTCCAGTGAATTGATTGTGATATCCATACAACCTTGTCTCTTTCAGTCCTGCTCGGCTTTGTTTCTTTGGTCTGTG
It contains:
- the stap2a gene encoding signal-transducing adaptor protein 2a; its protein translation is MAAAPVRQRSGPGGPRAQLPPCYYEGYLEKRGPKEKASRRLWTCLCGNSLYFFNNAKDSHFVEKLDLSGFVSLKDDCSRDRNLEAARLILRMKDGETKITAPNLESRELWKGFLYSVVDLNVPSYLTLLPGQLQMLKEVVDKERSRRRTRTPTRAPPSRAPPSPLSVPLVGEIPPCFRPVSRTEAEVLLERHPDCGNMLLRPGRDGCSLAVTTRQDLNGSVFRHYRVTQRDQGGYIIDVENPIPCATLHEVIDALVEKTAGTLQPFLLEEPYEENITYVSANDENGERILHTAPSSPLPKAPALPPKQDRWPSSPLNRSPAPDRRILTSSVPASPTNPMRRLILSPSPLAQTFNEELKMKLEKRRASQE